The sequence below is a genomic window from Hydractinia symbiolongicarpus strain clone_291-10 chromosome 10, HSymV2.1, whole genome shotgun sequence.
GAGTTCTTGCATTAAGTATTTTTCTTTCTGGTGTGAATCACTTTAAAACAGACACTCATTTTCCAGTGCTCTTTAGTGCTCAATTTCTATCGCTCTTTAGTGCCAGGTGAGAACCAAGCCTTACAAAACGCGGCCGGTATTACAAAAAGACCTGATTATCATGAattgccaacctcgtccccagggtatcTTGTGTATCACTTTGACATATCGCCATACAAACATATTGCCGTCCCGAATAGACAAGGTACATGTCCTCAGAACGAGGTTGGTCAACTACAGGGTTTGAATCGAGACTCTCTGCTTTCTAAGCAGGAATTTATACTACTCAGCGACCAATCACTTGCAACAGCGTGctaaagaactttaaagtattgttttttttcaatatattcaattttttgaaatcgTTTTACCACAAATTATTATTGGAACTTCTATTAAATTGATTTGAACAATACTGAAAGGTAGCTGGCACTCTTGCGTATCCTTTTTTATCACAGCCGACACTAGAATCATTAAAAATGCTTTAAATCACTTCTGTGTTTCATGATGTTATCTTCAGTAACTGATTTCGCGGGAATCGCACAGCAGAGAAATCAGTAttgcaaaaaaaagaattcgTTTTACAATCCCGCATTTTATTTATACCTTTTCCAAAGCGATGGAACGTTTTCCGAATATTTTCAAAAGCAAATACAGATACGCAGGGAAAATAGATGGGGATGCCTTTAAGAAAATAACAATATCAAATAACAAAAAGTATCTTCAAAGAACAAAGATACGACTTTCAAACGTCACTGCGTGTAACTATCGAGCACTAATACTCGAtagtaaaaaactttttacaataaacaataaaaatagataTACAGAAAGTAACAAAGGTTTCGTGTTTAACAACTTCGCGAGTCATGGCGATGTAATTCCTGCTTCGTCAAattcaaaaacataaaaaataatagtaaaacaaaaactaacaaaaagaaGATTTTCACAAATTAGTCACAATTAATTTGTACACCTCAATAAACACGCGGCGCTTAAACGAGAACACCGTTTCCGCTTGCCAGAACAGTAAAATTCTGTGataaaaaaatacgaaatagaTTTTtacgataaaaacaaaatggacCAGAATGttaaacaatgataaaaaatgttaagggGGTTAAGGGGGGTTCATGGCATCACTAAAGGCGTTAAGAATATAAAGTGTGAATGGTcatgaaacaaacaaaaaagcagCTTTAATATATACATAACAACAAACGCTGGCATTTAAAATTCCGTGTCACTTTCTAAACGATCACCAGCAAACACAGTCTCCGCTTCCTCAAACGATAAAACTCTTTCGCGTGGCGGACAGTAATGATCGAGAAAACTTTGCAGGTCTGACGGACGATCTATTTCCGATAAACCTTTATTGGAAGTTGATTTAGAAGTATTCGACCAGCCTCTTGTGCGAGCCTCGCGTCCATCGGGGGAAGTTCTGTCTTCCGGAAAACTTCTAAGAACAAGATAAATCTTTTTTGCATATAACCCAATTAATGTGACGAATCCAATAATGAGGCTCACACAGCTTGTGGAATATTCGGCCATAAATAGCTTTCCCGACATGTCGTGATACCCGGCTAAAAACAGGACCCAAATACCTGCACTGAAATACATTGTTAAGCCTATAGATTTCGTTTCGTTGCTGTTATGTGGAAAATGTCGAACTTTGAAAGCTAAAATGGCGCATACAACCATAGTAATAACACTGAACCCGACGGCTGCAAACACGGTCACGGTAGAATCAGTAGTGCAATGCACACTGTAGTATGACGAATCAGTAATCCTAGTTTCGGTTTCCGGAGTTTTAGAACTTAGAGATGACAAAAGGACCAATGAATGCAGAACCACTAAACAGGCCAAGACTCCAAGTTGGAAGTTTGAATTCCCCAACGAAGTTAGGTTTAGGGGTGTTTTAGCGCCGAAAAAAGTTCTGGAAATTTTGTAGACTTTTAGTACAAGTGGTGCGTATATCAAGATACAACCGAAGCCAAGTAACAGTACTCGTAACACACAAAGCAATCTGTTTGGTGAAAACAGGTGAGCGAAAGGCACTAGAAAGAGCAGGATTATCCCTTGTAAAATAAAGTTCCAAAACATATATCCTGACGCAGCAAACATTGGATGTTTTCTATGACGATATGTGACGATCATGGTAGAGAGAACTGAACAAAGTCCCAAACAAGTGAGTACCGCAAGCGCAATAGAAGCGGATTTTTCGAAATGCTTTTGTGGCATGTTGTTACATTTATTCGTCGTCAAATCAACCTTTTGTTGCTTCTGACAAGCGACGCACGTGTTATTAACAGTCATATGGTTTGGCGGGCAAGCTTCACACACCCAACAGCACTTGACAGGCATTGAAGGGTCCCGAACTGCAACAAATCCTGGCTTACAATCCAAAGCACAACGAGCCTTTGGAGTTTTCCCGACTAAACCAGACCTCCACCATATGCGTTTTTCATTGATGACGAAATGGATCTTCCCCTTCCTTAAATGCTCTTTTGGCAAGATGGTAGTATCTTCGCTTCTGTTTATATACCAATCACCAACGATGACCTTTTTAAAACTCCCCTTATACGGCACATAGTTGGATATTTTATAATGTATTGGTTGGTGTGCTTTTCGCCATGGCACAAGCGGCTTCAGCATGCCATCCGAATACGTAGCGCTTAGGAAGGGTTCAAACGGATGTCTGGGgggtatgtatttatttgttcgAATACAATATTTCTTACCATTTGGTAGCTGATCATATTCGAGGCAAAAAGACTCTACCCGTTTTCTATAAATATATGCTACCCCATACACAGCGTCAATAATCGTATTTATCGGATAGTCCGGGTAATAACCTGTTCCTACTTCCAGCTGCTCTTTCATGCTACAATTTTTTCCAGAAAGGTTTGAAGCGTCAACAttgcatttaaaaatatgtccCCAAAGCTTTATTTCTTCTTCGCCACCATTTGCTGCTTTATTAGGTTTaacattaagaaaataattCTTAAAATCTATATTTTCCTCGTGAGCAATATCAATAGATAGAGAGCCAGTTAACATATCCTCGTAACCGGCAGTGGTGATCTTGTCCAAGCTTGTACCatagaaaaacacaaaatataagtGTCTCTCTAGTTTTATCGATTTCAGTAATTCCAGCAGTCTTCTAGTATCACTTGGTGTGGTGAAGAAAACAACAGCTTGAATTTGGGCGTCTTCGTGTAATCGTTTTTTAATGAATTCTTTATCGATGTCCGCGTCTTCTAATGTCAATTGCAATTTCTCAGCCACACATATATTCAACTCTGACAAACGTCGTTCAAACATTTTCGAATCTATGGCGCCATTATGATAAAACGAACTGAAGATGAAGAAATAATTCCACTTTAATCGAACGATGACATCGACTAAAACTTGAACTCGATAGGAATCGGAAGGTACAGTGCGAACAAATCCAGAAGTGGGCGCAACATTGTCCAGCTGCGCCGACGTCGCCCCAAAACTTATCATGTTTATCAGGGTGTAGCTGTAGAAAAGCTGAATTCCGTCATAAGCATTCTGAGAAGATGCCGGACCCACCACAACATGAGCAGTATTTTTTAGATACTCCTCAAAAAATATCTCTCCCAACTTGGATTGTTTGATTTCGTTGAAaccataaataatattttttaattctagcCCAAAACCAAGCATGTACATTTCTTTCTCCACCTTGCGCACAGCGTATTGCAGCGCTTTGGTCATCATAAGTCCATAATCCGAGTAGGTGTTCCGTACATAGATCGGAAGTAGGGCAATGAACGGGTACTTTATCGTCCCTAGACAAAAAGTGTAACAAAGGTAGTTATaatttattaaagaaaattggGCGGTAGCCAGCCAAATATAATACATAATAtaaatttgtagtttttaaggtTTTCTTAACTCCCAAAGGtttcaactttttcttgttttttcagTATATACATACAAACCTAGCCTGGTTAAGTAAACTTTCTTCGAGGGCATCAAAATTCAGTTTATCTCATAcgagaaaatatgaaaaaattgatTCTGCCAAAAAAAAGATTTCGtgtataaatagaaaaaaatattaagacacGGAAAGATGAAAAACCACGAAATGCGGCGATACAAGCTTCACGCCGCGCCTAAATTTAGATGTAAGTGAAAACAAGCTACTTCCGGAATAAAAAATGCCGAAGTTTAAAAACAGATTATACCACATTCAGGATAAATTTGAGCTAACCAATGAAGAAATGGATACAGATTACTTCTTGTTGGGCAGCCAGGAgacaatttttcttaccactagaAAATTGAAATAGTTAAAATGGAAAAAATTATGGTGGGTACGATTTTTTCTGCGCTTATCGATTGGTTACTTCTATTGTTCTATGCTCACATGGTCAATATCGGGAAATCCTTTCTTCGAAGCGCGAATGACCTCACTCAcccgaacaaatataattaattattGTATTATTTAAGAGGGTAGGATGTGACCGCGTTGACTTTGTGCTCATTGATTAATTTTAATTCGAAGTTTGCTGGTGTGGATTTGAATTTAAGGGACTTTCTCTGACATTTGattgcgtctaagctttcgtttgagagaaactgaatttgatatACTCagagaaagcttagttaactaggctacttGTTAGCTGCTTcttgaataaaatttttttcacgtaCCACAGCTTTTCCTTtagatttttacaaaaatgttgatAAAGTGAATTTTTAAAACCATACAACAAATAAACTACTTCCAACAATGGTTTATCTAATTTTATGTCGTATTTAATCTACGCTTGGAACCTTTAGACAAAAATTTTGTGATCTGTTCTAAAAACAAAGACGAGTCAGTGGACGAGTGTAGTAAGTGGACGAGTGTAGTAAGTGGACGAGTGTAGTCAGTGGACGAGTGTAGTCAGTGGACGAGTGTAGAAGAATCTAGACAAGCCATATTTATAGAGAAGTAGCACAACAAGTGTTCTTATCATTTTCTATATTATTGCAGTCGTGTaatgtaaatatgtatatatctcTTTCTATTTTTTGGTTTCTGCTGGAaaattttatcttaattttgatgcCAATTAAAAactgccaacctcgtccccagggtcttgtgacccctaagccgttattacggagtggccactATCAACATGGCAACAAgtcaaaatgccctgggaacaaggttgaaaAACTGCAGCTCTTCTAAATTACAGAAATATCGAAACATTCATCGTGATTTTTAACATTAAGCGATCGTTGACGTTTGGAAGGGCATTTTCCGCTAATCTAGAGATGCAAAATTTCCTATTCGGCGCCAACGGGCACCTTGAGTTGCCACTATATGAAGCGAAATTCATATATGGTCATTTTCTATATAGGTCACCCAATATTAAAATTGTGGTTACGGCACTGTTCGCACACACTCTCTCAACTTTCCGATGCAATTTCTCACTTTCTCTCTGTGAAACTAGAAGCATTTATTTTTACGTTAACCTTTTTCCCAATGCATTTTGTTTATATGTCTACTTGGAACGACGTTGAATTGAAAACTGCATGTTTTAAAGCTCTAAGGTCAGGTGGCCAAAGCGTTGGAGATAGCAAACTCTCCAAACAAAGTGACAACTGCTTCGTCTGACGACAGGATAAAAACAGTAAGAAGCAACATTCCCCAACCATAAACAAATCCTCCATCAAtaatagcctagttaactaagctttcttcttcgagttgataaaatgagtttctctcaatcaaaagcttagacgcgaacgaatgactcagcggGAACCCCAGGTTTAAATtgaacaatgtgactaatcTCTTCGAaggccattttaatttatctgtgagttgtttaccaagcttggccaCATTTTACtatgtttgttagggtgagtgaaaccactcgctggaatattcggatgaaaagggctttcaTCGACATGGaacacgtgagcaaagaacaatagaaataGCCAATAACAAagcgcggccagattttggccgcagaaaaatcgtttgagatcCACCTTAACTgctccgatttcccggtggtgggaaaaattacgctgggtctcctggcaaCCATCAATCGTACAtagccaaaaaaattttcagaacaCAATGACCAATCTAGGAAATAGTTGGCATTCTGGTTATCCTTACGAAATTGTGGTGTTACAACAAGTTGTTGGATTCTGAGAGCCCTTCCGTCTAACTTCGACATCAAGCTCCAAGAATGACGCATTACGAGAAAAAGTGCGACTGGTGAAGATCGCATCGCAAAAAAATCCGATGTTTTTGTTGAATTTCATGATATTTCAACAGATTTGTTAATCCCAAGAATGCCGGCACatgtttttttgaaagaattcatcttattattttttttctcatgtTCACTTTCTCAATTTGAATCAAAATAAACTGAAAAAGCCTTATATAACTTTTTATCGCATTAGAAATCTGATACTTAAAAATGAAGACTGTTTTACCAGAAGTTCGACTTAACCATTTAAAaggtttcaattttttgttcgTCAACACCCGTCCAGATTCGTCTACACTCGTCTCCTGGCTCGTCTAAATTCCTTTACACTCGTTTAGATTCGTCTACACTCGTCTAGTGACTCGTCTAAATTCCTCTACACTCGTCTAAATTTGTCTAGTGACTCGTCTGTGTTTTTAGAACAGATCAATTTTTGTCACCCCCGTAAAAATTTCCACACTTTTTGGCCGGCATTTTTTTGTCCCATAAATAATTTGCGAGGATTAAACTTCGCGAattaaaaatgatgaaaattcGCGAGATCTAAATTCTAAATGAGTCACGAtatcgcaaaatttaatttttactaaaaatcattttcatatggtataaataaaaaacaactgaGAAACtgactttaaaacaaaaataaataaaaacaaaggatGGTCCTCACGTGAGACATTTCTAATGACTTTCCCATCATTGTCCATAACAAGTAAAGGCTTCCTCTTGTACGCAGCCCAAGTTGGTGTGGAAAACAGACTGAGCATTAATAGATAACTCAGTAGCATTTCGAAATATTtctaaagagaaaaaaactCTTTATGAAGGAGTAAAAAGCGGGAACTGTTCGTTGGAGAATATGCCTATCAAATTTTGCTTAGAGAATTCAGCAACAGAAGGTACAAGAATATCGAACGTCTTTCTTAGCTGACCTCCCGTGAAAaacaaagttattttatgtaaaGTTGAGACTTGTCTgggaatttttatattttttggaaTCTCTTAatcgattctttaaattttaaacctaaaaGTTCTAATAGCAGACGGCTACGTGAGTTATAGTTAAGCTTTTAACCAATCAGTTTGGCGATGCAAGTCCTATATCTAcacagatatttaaaaaaataatattattttgcaaaacattttacaaatatttttttaggagaaaaagaaaaaatctgtAAAATTTCACCCTTgcaattgttcttataaaaagtgtgcCTCAAAAAaccgagaaaaaaaaataaaaataaatataaaaagaaccatgaacaactttttaagctgTTTCATGCGAaattaatgtttgtttttttcacacTTTCACAGAGTAACCTAGGGGGAATATATAACCTCTAATAATTactaattataaaaa
It includes:
- the LOC130613248 gene encoding metabotropic glutamate receptor 6-like, with protein sequence MLLSYLLMLSLFSTPTWAAYKRKPLLVMDNDGKVIRNVSRTIKYPFIALLPIYVRNTYSDYGLMMTKALQYAVRKVEKEMYMLGFGLELKNIIYGFNEIKQSKLGEIFFEEYLKNTAHVVVGPASSQNAYDGIQLFYSYTLINMISFGATSAQLDNVAPTSGFVRTVPSDSYRVQVLVDVIVRLKWNYFFIFSSFYHNGAIDSKMFERRLSELNICVAEKLQLTLEDADIDKEFIKKRLHEDAQIQAVVFFTTPSDTRRLLELLKSIKLERHLYFVFFYGTSLDKITTAGYEDMLTGSLSIDIAHEENIDFKNYFLNVKPNKAANGGEEEIKLWGHIFKCNVDASNLSGKNCSMKEQLEVGTGYYPDYPINTIIDAVYGVAYIYRKRVESFCLEYDQLPNGKKYCIRTNKYIPPRHPFEPFLSATYSDGMLKPLVPWRKAHQPIHYKISNYVPYKGSFKKVIVGDWYINRSEDTTILPKEHLRKGKIHFVINEKRIWWRSGLVGKTPKARCALDCKPGFVAVRDPSMPVKCCWVCEACPPNHMTVNNTCVACQKQQKVDLTTNKCNNMPQKHFEKSASIALAVLTCLGLCSVLSTMIVTYRHRKHPMFAASGYMFWNFILQGIILLFLVPFAHLFSPNRLLCVLRVLLLGFGCILIYAPLVLKVYKISRTFFGAKTPLNLTSLGNSNFQLGVLACLVVLHSLVLLSSLSSKTPETETRITDSSYYSVHCTTDSTVTVFAAVGFSVITMVVCAILAFKVRHFPHNSNETKSIGLTMYFSAGIWVLFLAGYHDMSGKLFMAEYSTSCVSLIIGFVTLIGLYAKKIYLVLRSFPEDRTSPDGREARTRGWSNTSKSTSNKGLSEIDRPSDLQSFLDHYCPPRERVLSFEEAETVFAGDRLESDTEF